A section of the Candidatus Methylomirabilota bacterium genome encodes:
- a CDS encoding acyl-CoA dehydrogenase family protein: MIRFTPEQEEFRRAVARFVDTEVVPVAQAIDESAEFPKALFSRVGELGWFGLRYPEKYGGADADMVTYCLLAEELARGSMSLAAAAAMQSLMGTSLIYKYGSEDLHRRYLVPALRGDLVATFALTEPNAGSDVANITTRAERRGDRYVLRGAKTWVTNAPVADLLTVAAKTSAERGLKNIALFLLDRATMRGITLGRKIDKMSVRASETGEILLDDVEVPAAHLLGGETGGVEKVGTILSEIRVMTAALSVGLGRAAYDAALKYARERQAFGKPIVEHQAIAFKLADMLTSLHAATLMTYQAAAAIDAGRSIVREAAMTKLFASEMAVRVTDEAARIFGSYGLAMEYPVQRYFRDARFLLPGGGTSEILRVVIGRELDWDRGQAFA, encoded by the coding sequence ATGATCCGGTTCACGCCCGAGCAGGAGGAGTTCCGCCGGGCCGTCGCGCGCTTCGTGGACACCGAAGTGGTCCCGGTCGCCCAGGCCATCGACGAGAGCGCCGAGTTTCCCAAGGCGCTCTTCTCGCGCGTGGGCGAGCTGGGCTGGTTCGGCCTCCGCTATCCGGAGAAGTACGGCGGCGCCGACGCCGACATGGTGACCTACTGCCTGCTGGCTGAGGAGCTGGCCCGGGGGTCGATGTCGCTGGCGGCGGCGGCCGCGATGCAGTCGCTCATGGGCACCTCGCTCATCTACAAGTACGGCTCCGAGGACCTCCACCGGCGCTACCTCGTCCCGGCCCTCCGCGGCGACCTGGTGGCGACCTTCGCGCTGACGGAGCCGAACGCCGGCTCGGACGTGGCCAACATCACCACGCGTGCCGAGCGACGCGGCGACCGGTACGTGCTGCGCGGGGCCAAGACCTGGGTGACCAACGCGCCGGTGGCCGACCTGCTGACCGTGGCCGCCAAGACGTCGGCCGAGCGCGGCCTGAAGAACATCGCGCTCTTCCTCCTCGACCGGGCGACGATGCGGGGGATCACGCTGGGCCGGAAGATCGACAAGATGTCGGTGCGGGCGTCGGAGACGGGAGAGATCCTGCTCGACGACGTGGAAGTACCGGCCGCGCACCTGCTGGGCGGCGAGACCGGGGGCGTCGAGAAGGTGGGGACGATCCTGTCCGAGATCCGCGTGATGACCGCGGCGCTTTCGGTCGGGCTCGGGCGGGCCGCCTACGACGCCGCGCTGAAGTACGCCCGCGAGCGCCAGGCCTTCGGCAAGCCGATCGTGGAGCACCAGGCGATCGCGTTCAAGCTCGCCGACATGCTGACGTCCCTCCACGCGGCGACGCTCATGACCTACCAGGCGGCGGCCGCCATCGACGCCGGCCGCTCGATCGTCCGGGAGGCGGCGATGACGAAGCTCTTCGCCTCCGAGATGGCCGTGCGCGTCACCGACGAAGCGGCGCGCATCTTCGGTTCGTACGGGCTGGCGATGGAGTACCCCGTGCAGCGCTACTTCCGCGACGCGCGCTTCCTGCTGCCGGGCGGCGGCACCTCGGAGATCCTGCGCGTGGTGATCGGGCGCGAGCTGGACTGGGACCGGGGGCAGGCGTTTGCCTAG
- a CDS encoding hydantoinase B/oxoprolinase family protein — MSTLDPITLGVIWGALHSIAVEVGTTVHRTAYSEQAREGQDFSVAVFDRAGRMVAQGPYSPGHMGAMSFAVKNALAAHPVETLRPGDAILLNDPLLGSGHLPDFFITQPAFHRGELVGFAVNILHHTDVGGQRPGSQGVQGIFDYFQEGLRIPPTKVWKEYTEDAGVVGIIAANTRTPEKVLGDLRAQRSALRVGELRLIELCERYGRPSVFAAMDEIIARSEANMRAAIGQVPDGVYTFEDFLDDYGPGTDPLRVFVTVRVDGDTMVIDYEGSGPQTPSGLNSYINYTRSYSYAAVKCLTDPYGPMNEGALRPITVKAPEGSFLNPRPPAGGGPRAIICYRIFEAVIGALAPALPERVVAASSHFANPTFGGRDRERGRRFVAYELVLSGTGARAARDGCEAMASAFNASNIPVEAQEANQPIVVERFELMRDSAGAGMFRGGCGIRRDLRFLADEGQLTNLSERQKFAPYGLFGGQPGKLARTVIDPGPRQEVVHGKESREFAYGDVISFQQSGAGGYGDPRERDPARVLEDVLDDYVSVEAAGAEYGVVITGHGLDLRVDAEATRRRRADRRR; from the coding sequence ATGAGCACGCTCGATCCCATCACGCTCGGAGTGATCTGGGGCGCGCTGCACTCCATCGCGGTGGAAGTCGGCACCACGGTGCACCGGACGGCATACTCCGAGCAGGCGCGGGAAGGCCAGGACTTCTCCGTGGCCGTCTTCGATCGCGCCGGCCGCATGGTGGCCCAGGGCCCCTACAGCCCTGGCCACATGGGGGCCATGTCCTTCGCGGTGAAGAACGCGCTGGCCGCCCATCCGGTCGAGACGCTCCGCCCGGGCGACGCCATCCTGCTCAATGATCCGCTGCTGGGCTCCGGCCATCTGCCGGACTTCTTCATCACGCAGCCGGCGTTCCACCGGGGCGAGCTGGTCGGCTTCGCCGTGAACATCCTGCACCACACCGACGTCGGCGGGCAGCGTCCGGGCAGCCAGGGCGTCCAGGGCATCTTCGACTACTTCCAGGAGGGCCTCCGCATCCCGCCCACGAAGGTCTGGAAGGAATACACGGAGGACGCAGGCGTCGTCGGCATCATCGCCGCCAACACGCGCACGCCCGAGAAGGTCCTGGGCGACCTCCGGGCCCAGCGCAGCGCGCTGCGGGTGGGCGAGCTGAGGCTGATCGAGCTCTGCGAGCGCTATGGCCGCCCGAGCGTCTTCGCGGCGATGGACGAGATCATCGCGCGGTCCGAGGCCAACATGCGGGCGGCCATCGGCCAGGTTCCCGACGGCGTCTACACCTTCGAGGACTTCCTCGACGACTATGGTCCCGGCACCGACCCGCTCCGCGTCTTCGTCACCGTCAGGGTGGACGGTGACACCATGGTGATCGACTACGAGGGCTCCGGGCCCCAGACGCCCTCGGGCCTGAACTCCTACATCAACTACACGCGCTCGTACTCGTACGCGGCCGTGAAGTGCCTCACCGATCCTTACGGCCCGATGAACGAGGGCGCGCTGCGCCCCATCACGGTCAAGGCGCCCGAGGGCTCGTTCCTCAACCCGCGGCCCCCGGCGGGGGGCGGGCCGCGCGCCATCATCTGCTATCGAATCTTCGAGGCGGTGATCGGGGCCCTGGCCCCCGCGCTCCCCGAGCGCGTCGTCGCCGCGTCCTCCCACTTCGCCAACCCGACCTTCGGGGGCCGGGACCGCGAGCGAGGCCGGCGGTTTGTCGCCTACGAGCTGGTGCTCTCGGGCACGGGAGCGCGCGCGGCCCGGGACGGCTGCGAGGCGATGGCCTCGGCCTTCAATGCTTCGAACATCCCCGTCGAGGCCCAGGAGGCGAACCAGCCGATCGTCGTCGAGCGCTTCGAACTGATGCGTGACTCGGCGGGAGCGGGGATGTTCCGGGGCGGCTGTGGCATCCGCCGCGACCTGCGCTTCCTCGCCGACGAGGGTCAGCTGACGAATCTCTCCGAGCGCCAGAAGTTCGCGCCCTACGGCCTCTTCGGCGGCCAGCCCGGGAAGCTCGCGCGCACGGTGATCGACCCGGGGCCTCGCCAGGAGGTGGTGCACGGCAAGGAGTCCCGCGAGTTCGCCTACGGCGACGTGATCTCGTTCCAGCAGTCCGGCGCGGGCGGCTACGGGGATCCCCGCGAGCGTGATCCCGCGCGGGTCCTCGAAGACGTGCTGGACGACTACGTCTCGGTCGAGGCCGCCGGCGCGGAGTACGGTGTCGTCATCACCGGCCACGGGCTCGATCTGCGGGTGGACGCCGAGGCGACCCGGCGCCGGCGCGCGGACAGGCGGCGGTGA